A stretch of Lachancea thermotolerans CBS 6340 chromosome D complete sequence DNA encodes these proteins:
- the CTF13 gene encoding Ctf13p (weakly similar to uniprot|P35203 Saccharomyces cerevisiae YMR094W CTF13 Subunit of the CBF3 complex which binds to the CDE III element of centromeres bending the DNA upon binding and may be involved in sister chromatid cohesion during mitosis): MNGQLTQLRPPTNYELFAEAYPVYKVNKKRKRNRELWTKLHKFVELFEYLPGFVDLWLEYMECLRYDSITLDYMRMNRELDGKLTELEWIVVGSEAKLAMFSREGVLQVQYQIKEYHKFIDSEFRPRVTMNTAHLDEGAEAPSVVRALQKLELLDLVNSVVFYQDEDSASEETILQMVANLEALRGLESVRVVGQMLFERVVNFHGVRDHPGRTIGYVVRKRVSQLLVERCASIGGKRNIADFTRWDHVSRIKLSKVRELDLTRTMLPLGCRWLRLENIDKLKWWEQRTVEAELPESCLVCSNPPRAGEPAVWQVDRAAMGEEVLLRCQALLWEIYGRLSCLQLINVREIDRAPVVPRAWRGARFYCWRSMVSRITFV; encoded by the coding sequence ATGAATGGCCAATTGACACAGCTTAGACCACCTACAAACTACGAGCTCTTCGCGGAAGCGTATCCAGTGTACAAGGTTaacaagaaaaggaaaCGAAACAGGGAACTCTGGACCAAGCTGCACAAGTtcgttgagctctttgaataTCTTCCTGGATTCGTGGATCTCTGGCTTGAATATATGGAGTGTTTGCGCTACGACAGCATAACATTAGACTACATGCGAATGAACCGAGAACTTGACGGGAAGCTCACTGAGCTCGAGTGGATCGTAGTAGGATCGGAGGCGAAGTTGGCCATGTTCAGCCGCGAAGGGGTCTTACAGGTTCAGTACCAGATCAAGGAATACCACAAGTTCATAGACAGTGAGTTTAGACCTAGGGTCACGATGAACACCGCGCATTTGGATGAAGGCGCGGAGGCACCATCGGTAGTGAGGGCTCtacaaaagcttgagctATTGGATCTGGTCAATAGTGTCGTGTTTTACCAAGACGAGGACTCGGCCAGCGAAGAAACAATTTTGCAAATGGTCGCAAACTTAGAGGCGCTGCGCGGGCTAGAAAGTGTGAGGGTTGTGGGCCAGATGTTGTTTGAGAGGGTGGTAAACTTTCATGGTGTACGAGACCACCCAGGGCGTACGATTGGCTATGTGGTCAGGAAGCGCGTTTCGCAATTGTTGGTTGAGCGCTGTGCAAGCATAGGAGGGAAGCGTAACATTGCAGACTTCACGCGGTGGGATCACGTATCGAGGATAAAACTAAGTAAGGTGCGTGAGCTGGACCTCACGCGCACGATGCTGCCACTGGGCTGCCGATGGCTGCGGCTGGAAAACATTGATAAACTAAAATGGTGGGAACAGCGAACAGTGGAAGCTGAGCTGCCAGAATCGTGTTTGGTTTGCTCAAATCCGCCGCGGGCCGGAGAGCCCGCGGTGTGGCAAGTGGACCGAGCGGCTATGGGCGAGGAAGTGCTACTAAGATGCCAAGCGTTACTATGGGAAATCTATGGGCGGCTGAGCTGCTTGCAGCTAATCAATGTGCGCGAGATCGATAGAGCGCCAGTTGTGCCGCGAGCGTGGCGCGGGGCGCGCTTCTATTGCTGGAGGTCGATGGTTTCCCGGATCACGTTTGTGTAG
- the ATP25 gene encoding Atp25p (weakly similar to uniprot|Q03153 Saccharomyces cerevisiae YMR098C Hypothetical ORF), with translation MIERLILFNFQSDKNTKHTRVRNMLLRRAAAALPARKTPLHCYRRLGGSYRALSGSLLLRDEEKRLPHRVQDERDEAKADTDLAADGDSAATKPWYLNIVERPAQNMPLHQQEIVFPANSPKSLETIATFLRDKLGLSDVLIFDLRDSQDEQVTAASKISDFMVMATAKSGRHGHKSFIELNTLLKQEFKTVGQVEGNISANELRRRQKRLARHTNLSKSMGSRTATTRSGSNLESWYMIDCRLDNIFVNILTENKRQDLNLEELYAPPDQKHLYRREAPAEDVAPKEGDDNVLAGLKRLAARNQRRYFTTVPARVQIIDALSRQDFDLVLNVVSASKMDSLDILKAANQTLRSMPYGVKIEGESWITFLDEVWPLAPYSQDFWSTRLELFKLLNCAAPGQVNVDRVFTGYLKFKLASGESLTKSDLVEFLQLVETNLSENSHVDYEDLVAKNKCVLEALKLYKGLDPRLILDSEVMCLLLSTLSITQSGSTSTLRAFYEMVEFASREFSQEPPVPVTATVLRILADKQDYARILRFWEKSIASSPEKDHRPWPLFLDTVASTGDQEFAKKVIRDGHLLWIKRNGVKASPELREAIERLFAVADPAEVAFKDVKEFLTVE, from the coding sequence ATGATCGAAAGGTTGATTTTGTTTAACTTTCAAAGTGACAAGAACACGAAGCATACACGAGTGAGAAACATGCTTCTGAGGAGAGCCGCCGCAGCTTTGCCAGCTCGCAAGACTCCGTTGCATTGTTACCGTCGGTTGGGGGGCTCCTATCGCGCTCTCTCAGGCTCGCTACTACTCCGCGATGAGGAAAAGCGCCTTCCGCACCGCGTGCAAGACGAACGTGATGAGGCCAAGGCAGACACAGATCTCGCAGCTGATGGCGATAGCGCTGCCACAAAACCTTGGTACCTCAACATAGTTGAGAGGCCAGCACAAAATATGCCATtgcatcaacaagaaattgTTTTCCCCGCTAACTCGCCCAAGTCCCTGGAAACCATCGCAACATTTCTTCGCGACAAATTAGGGCTGTCAGATGTCCTCATCTTTGACCTCCGAGACTCTCAGGATGAGCAGGTGACTGCCGCTTCCAAGATTAGTGACTTCATGGTGATGGCGACTGCCAAGTCTGGGCGACATGGCCATAAGAGCTTCATAGAGCTCAACACGCTTCTTAAGCAGGAATTCAAAACTGTTGGCCAGGTGGAGGGCAACATTAGTGCGAACGAGCTGCGCAGACGCCAGAAGAGACTTGCAAGACATACCAACTTGAGCAAATCCATGGGCTCCCGCACTGCCACGACCAGGAGTGGGTCTAATTTAGAGTCTTGGTACATGATTGACTGCCGCCTCGACAACATATTTGTTAACATCCTTactgaaaacaaaagacaGGACTTGAATCTAGAAGAGCTCTACGCTCCCCCAGACCAAAAACACCTATACCGCCGCGAAGCGCCTGCTGAAGACGTGGCGCCCAAGGAAGGTGATGACAATGTTTTGGCGGGCCTTAAAAGGCTCGCTGCGCGAAACCAAAGGCGGTATTTCACCACAGTACCGGCGAGAGTGCAGATAATTGATGCACTATCGAGGCAAGATTTTGATCTCGTGCTTAATGTTGTATCAGCGTCCAAAATGGACTCTCTCGACATTCTGAAAGCAGCGAACCAAACATTGAGGTCTATGCCTTATGGAGTCAAAATCGAGGGCGAAAGTTGGATAACTTTTCTTGACGAGGTGTGGCCATTAGCACCTTATTCCCAAGATTTCTGGTCCACCAGACTAGAACtgttcaagctgctcaactGCGCTGCTCCGGGCCAGGTAAATGTTGACAGAGTTTTTACCGGGTACCTTAAATTCAAGTTGGCGTCTGGTGAAAGCTTAACGAAGTCCGATCTAGTTGAATTTTTACAGCTTGTCGAGACCAACCTGTCCGAGAACTCGCACGTCGACTATGAGGATTTGGTAGCTAAAAACAAATGTGTTTTGGAAGCACTCAAGCTTTACAAGGGACTAGACCCGCGGTTGATACTTGATAGTGAAGTGATGTGTCTACTTCTGAGCACTTTGTCTATAACCCAGAGCGGAAGCACTAGCACTCTTCGGGCGTTTTATGAGATGGTCGAATTTGCGAGTAGGGAGTTCTCGCAAGAGCCCCCAGTTCCTGTCACTGCCACAGTGCTGAGAATACTCGCGGACAAGCAAGATTACGCAAGAATCCTGAGGTTCTGGGAAAAGAGCATTGCTTCGTCTCCAGAAAAAGACCACAGGCCATGGCCGCTGTTTCTAGATACAGTGGCTTCGACTGGTGACCAGGAGTTTGCCAAGAAGGTCATTCGCGATGGCCACTTGCTCTGGATCAAGCGCAATGGCGTTAAAGCCAGCCCTGAGCTCAGAGAAGCCATAGAAAGGCTATTTGCCGTAGCAGACCCAGCCGAAGTCGCATTTAAGGACGTGAAAGAATTCCTTACCGTGGAATGA
- the SLD2 gene encoding Sld2p (weakly similar to uniprot|P34252 Saccharomyces cerevisiae YKL108W SLD2 Protein required for DNA replication phosphorylated in S phase by S-phase cyclin-dependent kinases (Cdks) phosphorylation is essential for DNA replication and for complex formation with Dpb11p potential Cdc28p substrate) has protein sequence MFPNLTLLRANTSLDINKPKFHDFSDELTKNIINRLNMDMGQLKLELKRFEKQFQRKYKRLPARDDVRALPEIKEKYKQYSAFQLARQRKDAAPNVGATPRRYEGGTPRRHEEVELGPTPQIYGKAISLFEMKLSPLKPVTVVSPQASSHSPQAVTTEVHQVTTAEIHQFKSQPDLSLTPKRSPKKTTYGPNSPMKFDNVQLSVHTPRRNLRALLDDSVNDTTGSPSPIIKRPPGKPLRQILEEHEKLMEDLEEMSDEEVVRANVKDIFQDDSDATEDEETDEAMLIKKPKRKHILRPAKNALAAQQPFQVNIHEEMERLKQQAASGIDGTIPVKKPASDAKASNPKTRRGNRKYNLVSNNFRRLKLPKAKGKGGKRWGRR, from the coding sequence ATGTTTCCAAACCTTACTCTCCTGCGCGCTAATACATCTTTGGATATCAATAAGCCAAAATTTCACGATTTTAGCGATGAGCTCACCAAGAATATAATCAACAGATTGAACATGGACATGGGCCagctgaagctggaacTCAAGCGGTTCGAGAAGCAGTTCCAGCGCAAGTACAAGAGACTTCCAGCTCGTGACGATGTACGTGCTCTACCGGAAATCAAGGAAAAATACAAGCAGTACTCCGCGTTCCAGCTTGCAAGGCAGCGAAAAGACGCAGCGCCCAATGTGGGAGCGACGCCTCGCCGCTATGAGGGAGGAACACCTCGCCGCCATGAAGAAGTAGAATTAGGGCCCACGCCACAGATATACGGTAAAGCCATAAGTCTCTTTGAAATGAAACTTTCCCCGTTGAAGCCTGTAACAGTGGTGTCGCCACAGGCATCCAGTCACTCGCCACAAGCGGTAACCACAGAGGTTCATCAAGTCACTACTGCCGAAATCCATCAGTTTAAATCCCAACCAGACCTTTCTTTGACTCCAAAGCGCTCCCCCAAGAAAACAACTTACGGGCCTAACTCCCCAATGAAATTTGACAACGTTCAGCTCTCGGTTCACACCCCTAGACGCAATTTGCGCGCTTTACTAGATGACAGCGTTAACGACACGACCGGAAGCCCGTCTCCGATAATCAAAAGGCCCCCTGGCAAGCCATTACGACAAATCCTTGAGGAACACGAGAAACTTATGGAAGATTTAGAAGAGATGAGCGACGAGGAGGTAGTACGCGCTAACGTCAAGGACATTTTTCAGGACGATTCTGATGCGacagaagatgaagagacGGACGAAGCTATGCTGATCAAGAAGCCCAAACGTAAGCACATCTTAAGACCAGCGAAGAATGCGCTGGCCGCACAACAGCCTTTCCAAGTGAACATTCACGAAGAGATGGAGCGCCTCAAGCAACAAGCCGCGAGCGGTATTGATGGCACGATTCCTGTAAAAAAACCAGCGTCAGATGCGAAAGCCAGTAACCCGAAGACGAGGCGTGGGAACAGAAAATACAATCTGGTTAGCAACAACTTCCGTCGTCTGAAACTCCCGAAAGCCAAGGGCAAAGGCGGGAAGAGGTGGGGCCGCAGGTGA
- the KTI12 gene encoding Kti12p (similar to uniprot|P34253 Saccharomyces cerevisiae YKL110C KTI12 Protein associated with the RNA polymerase II Elongator complex involved in sensitivity to G1 arrest induced by Kluyveromyces lactis toxin zymocin): MPLVLFTGFPSSGKTSKAKELVELLSAKIEQEPELSKYSIVCHSDESLGIQHTDYVTSQDERKLRSKIMSAVKRDLSRHKIVVVDSLNYIKGFRYQLHCEVKNLMTTYCLVHVMSPSAKILEWNESTADGRVPWPTDLLNQLIQRYEEPNPQTRWDSPLIPVLASEDSLQSFAEPIYKALFPQLYRSDNDREADKLLNSLKPNNATILKPATQTNALQVLDSETTAVVKKVMSALQSNVVAGVSRIIVSDVQDINDERCMYVEMPPQGVTVAQLQRIRRQFVAMNRLRSLEKHRIAPLFVDYLNKNLRDM; this comes from the coding sequence ATGCCACTAGTGTTATTTACGGGGTTCCCATCAAGCGGTAAGACCAGCAAGGCAAAGGAGCTCGTGGAGCTCCTTTCTGCCAAAATCGAGCAAGAACCAGAGCTTTCTAAGTACTCGATTGTTTGCCATTCCGACGAGAGTTTGGGCATCCAACATACCGACTATGTTACCTCGCAAGACGAGCGCAAGCTTCGCTCTAAAATCATGTCTGCAGTCAAGCGCGACCTGTCGCGGCACAAGATCGTCGTGGTTGACTCGCTGAACTACATCAAAGGATTTCGGTACCAGCTGCACTGCGAGGTCAAGAATTTGATGACCACGTACTGTTTGGTACATGTAATGAGTCCCAGCGCCAAGATCTTGGAGTGGAACGAATCTACTGCGGACGGCCGCGTCCCGTGGCCCACGGACCTTCTAAACCAGCTGATACAGCGCTACGAGGAACCCAACCCGCAAACCAGGTGGGACTCGCCGTTGATTCCTGTTCTAGCTTCTGAAGACTCGTTGCAGAGCTTCGCAGAACCTATCTACAAGGCGCTTTTCCCACAGCTGTACCGCAGCGACAACGATCGCGAGGcagacaagctgctgaactCGTTGAAGCCTAATAACGCAACTATTCTAAAGCCTGCCACGCAGACAAACGCTCTCCAGGTCTTGGACTCGGAAACAACTGCAGTAGTCAAGAAAGTCATGAGCGCTTTGCAGTCGAATGTCGTAGCAGGCGTCTCCCGCATAATTGTGTCCGACGTCCAAGATATCAACGATGAGAGGTGTATGTATGTCGAGATGCCACCACAGGGCGTCACGGTGGCACAGTTGCAGAGGATCAGACGGCAATTCGTGGCAATGAATCGTCTCAGAAGCTTAGAGAAGCACCGCATCGCGCCCCTCTTCGTAGACTACCTAAACAAAAACCTTCGGGATATGTGA
- the SNO1 gene encoding putative pyridoxal 5'-phosphate synthase (similar to uniprot|P43544 Saccharomyces cerevisiae YFL060C SNO3 Protein of unknown function nearly identical to Sno2p expression is induced before the diauxic shift and also in the absence of thiamin and uniprot|P53823 Saccharomyces cerevisiae YNL334C SNO2 and uniprot|Q03144 Saccharomyces cerevisiae YMR095C SNO1), with the protein MSRVKSSIASYETKCVTSDANNIAHNGKSRTVGVLALQGAFAEHVEYLEACIAQHGYPVHVMPVRTAAQLERCDALVIPGGESTAMTQIASRMGLHEALARFVQDPRRSVWGTCAGLILLAREAADAAPAAAPQRPAALVEPLKALEVAVRRNAFGRQAQSFVATCDFSAFLGPSETQGFPAVFIRAPVIDHVIDPERVEVLHRLAGADGAPGTGPIVAVRQGRILGTSFHPELADDTRFHDWFLRDFVLGDHK; encoded by the coding sequence ATGTCACGTGTGAAAAGCAGCATCGCTTCATACGAAACAAAGTGTGTCACTTCAGACGCCAACAACATCGCTCATAACGGAAAGTCACGCACCGTCGGCGTCCTCGCCCTGCAAGGTGCCTTCGCCGAGCACGTGGAATACCTCGAGGCATGCATCGCTCAACACGGGTACCCAGTTCACGTGATGCCGGTTCGCACGGCCGCGCAGCTGGAACGCTGTGATGCCCTTGTGATCCCGGGCGGGGAGTCCACAGCTATGACGCAGATTGCGAGCCGAATGGGTCTGCACGAAGCGCTCGCGCGCTTCGTGCAAGACCCGCGTCGGTCAGTCTGGGGCACGTGCGCAGGGCTAATCCTGCTGGCGCGCGAGGCCGCGGACGCGGCGCCGGCAGCGGCGCCGCAGCGGCCGGCAGCGCTGGTGGAGCCGCTAAAGGCGCTCGAGGTGGCTGTGCGGCGGAACGCGTTCGGGCGGCAGGCTCAGTCGTTTGTCGCGACGTGCGACTTTTCGGCGTTTCTAGGCCCTAGCGAGACGCAGGGTTTCCCCGCGGTGTTTATCCGGGCGCCCGTGAttgatcacgtgatagacCCCGAGCGTGTGGAAGTGCTTCACCGGCTGGCGGGCGCTGACGGCGCGCCGGGTACGGGGCCCATTGTGGCGGTGCGACAGGGCCGGATACTCGGCACGTCGTTCCACCCGGAGCTGGCGGACGACACGCGATTCCACGACTGGTTTCTACGGGACTTCGTACTGGGTGATCATAAATAA
- the SNZ1 gene encoding pyridoxine biosynthesis protein SNZ1 (highly similar to uniprot|P43545 Saccharomyces cerevisiae YFL059W SNZ3 Member of a stationary phase-induced gene family transcription of SNZ2 is induced prior to diauxic shift and also in the absence of thiamin in a Thi2p-dependent manner forms a coregulated gene pair with SNO3 and uniprot|P53824 Saccharomyces cerevisiae YNL333W SNZ2 and YMR096W uniprot|Q03148 Saccharomyces cerevisiae YMR096W SNZ1): MSEFKVKAGLAQMLKGGVIMDVVNAEQAVIAERAGACAVMALERIPADMRKSGQVCRMSDPKMVREIMAAVSIPVMAKVRIGHTVEAQILQALQIDYIDESEVLTPADKQNHIRKSEFTVPYVCGAKNLGEALRRISEGAAMIRTKGEAGTGDVSEAVKHITQIRAEIAWAKENLRTAEELEAHAKELRVPVELLKDVLSRGKLPVVNFAAGGVATPADAALLMQLGCDGVFVGSGIFKSSNPDKLARAIVQATTHYEDPMKLLEVSTDLGDLMAGVSIDSINKGNGIRLSEVGW, from the coding sequence ATGTCAGAGTTTAAAGTTAAGGCCGGTTTGGCGCAGATGTTGAAGGGCGGCGTGATCATGGACGTCGTGAACGCGGAGCAAGCCGTGATCGCAGAGCGCGCAGGTGCGTGCGCGGTGATGGCGCTGGAGCGCATCCCCGCTGACATGCGCAAGTCGGGCCAAGTATGCCGGATGTCGGACCCTAAAATGGTGCGCGAGATCATGGCTGCGGTGTCGATCCCGGTGATGGCCAAAGTGCGTATCGGTCACACAGTGGAGGCACAGATCCTGCAGGCGCTGCAAATCGACTACATCGATGAGAGTGAGGTGCTGACGCCTGCGGACAAGCAGAACCACATCCGCAAGAGTGAGTTCACTGTGCCTTACGTGTGCGGAGCCAAGAACCTGGGCGAGGCGCTGCGCCGCATCAGCGAGGGCGCGGCAATGATCCGCACCAAGGGCGAGGCCGGCACGGGTGACGTGAGCGAGGCGGTCAAGCACATCACACAGATCCGCGCTGAGATCGCCTGGGCCAAGGAGAATCTACGCACGGCCGAGGAGCTCGAGGCACATGCTAAGGAGCTGCGTGTCCCCgtggagctgctgaaggaCGTTCTCAGCCGTGGCAAGCTGCCCGTGGTGAACTTCGCCGCCGGTGGCGTCGCCACGCCAGCGGACGCCGCGCTGCTCATGCAGCTGGGCTGCGACGGTGTCTTTGTCGGTTCCGGGATCTTCAAGTCGTCGAACCCCGATAAGCTGGCGCGTGCCATCGTACAGGCCACCACCCACTACGAAGACCCCATGAAGCTGCTTGAGGTCTCTACGGATCTCGGTGACCTCATGGCCGGCGTCAGCATCGACAGCATCAACAAGGGCAACGGCATCCGCCTCTCCGAGGTCGGGTGGTGA
- the MTG1 gene encoding putative GTPase MTG1 (similar to uniprot|Q03151 Saccharomyces cerevisiae YMR097C MTG1 Peripheral GTPase of the mitochondrial inner membrane essential for respiratory competence likely functions in assembly of the large ribosomal subunit has homologs in plants and animals), giving the protein MFKRCYTTFVPRFKFPEYRIPLTDFKGHQVRALQRFQQLLPQLNLLLELRDSRAPISTRNVIFDDLVARGRGEKTQRLVLYTKSDLCPKETIDKLRNWHGEMGDEFMTLDCRSAREVKSLVKLLEWKYDRVVEKMVGQAAGEGGGLPLGYRVLVAGMPNVGKSTLVNSLRFVGAARTGNSSESVHGSVAHRRRKVAKTGGQAGVTRATSECIRIADHRGGIYLYDTPGVSLPGRVTTREKMLSLSQCGCVKSNLVDPVIQADYLLYLMNLQSPAVYEQYTKGVPTNNIYKLLGGVRRTTGIRDDNGAAIHWVDKWRQGPRRGAHRVSFDVETLLDDTSFSYRELVSRELELLGPWSVAPSKPSAKAKNSNQLFDL; this is encoded by the coding sequence ATGTTCAAGCGATGCTATACCACGTTTGTACCACGGTTCAAGTTTCCGGAATATAGAATCCCTCTGACGGACTTCAAAGGCCACCAAGTACGCGCGCTGCAGCGATTCCAACAACTTTTGCCGCAGCTTAACTTACTGCTAGAGCTTCGGGACAGCAGGGCGCCTATCAGCACCAGAAACGTAATATTCGACGACCTCGTGgcccgcgggcgcgggGAAAAGACGCAGCGGCTGGTTCTGTACACTAAGTCAGACCTGTGTCCCAAGGAAACAATCGACAAGCTGCGGAACTGGCACGGCGAGATGGGCGACGAGTTCATGACGCTGGACTGCCGGTCCGCACGCGAGGTGAAGAGTCTCGTGAAGCTGCTTGAGTGGAAGTACGACCGCGTGGTCGAGAAAATGGTAGGCCAGGCAGCGGGCGAGGGCGGCGGGCTGCCGCTCGGGTACCGGGTGCTCGTGGCCGGGATGCCCAACGTGGGGAAGTCGACGCTGGTGAACTCGCTGCGATTCGTGGGCGCAGCGCGCACGGGCAACAGCAGTGAAAGTGTGCACGGGAGCGTGGCGCACAGACGGCGCAAGGTCGCCAAGACCGGCGGCCAGGCCGGCGTTACGCGGGCGACAAGCGAGTGCATCCGCATCGCGGACCACCGCGGTGGCATATACCTGTACGACACGCCCGGGGTGTCGCTCCCCGGGCGCGTAACCACGCGCGAGAAGATGCTGAGTCTGAGCCAGTGCGGATGCGTCAAGAGCAACCTGGTGGACCCGGTGATCCAAGCCGACTACCTGCTGTACCTGATGAACCTGCAGAGCCCCGCGGTGTACGAGCAGTACACGAAGGGCGTGCCCACCAACAATATCTACAAGCTGCTGGGTGGGGTGCGCCGCACGACGGGGATCCGTGACGACAACGGCGCGGCGATCCACTGGGTGGACAAGTGGCGCCAGGGTCCACGCCGTGGCGCGCACCGCGTGTCCTTCGACGTGGAAACCCTGCTGGACGATACGAGTTTCTCATACCGGGAGCTCGTTTCGCGAGAGCTGGAGCTCCTGGGGCCCTGGTCCGTCGCGCCCTCGAAGCCCTCAGCAAAGGCCAAGAACAGCAACCAGCTGTTCGACCTGTAA
- the HAP4 gene encoding transcription factor HAP4 (conserved hypothetical protein) yields the protein MPLKHLPIQPATVSIAPNPHPHAGTRDARKPGGAGLVIRTSRQWVLPPRPKPGRKPSADPAAGGRAGAHKTTTAAAPAKPELKPIQQVQQSASAQSALSGQSATGTASATSRRSSAAPSTAASTTSTPVTAPAAARRASPAPPVSPHSQDPGLAPQPKQRSSVAGTATVSAPATSTATAAAKKPTKTALKKEIQQLKLENFKLKQELGQLAGNLQDLKHRYSQCDTSAKACPTFPKKRSFLDSLVDAEFDTTDSFLKFEDDDEDTGHPLIQGVCMKPTMSFSSQYSSRTNLTDDEDPGFSSSTPSSLFSAELQRSVTNTSFAGGSSAGGSGSGGCGNASGLATSYHCMHSSASATSPHHHTSSPCNVAGVKLAAASIDTAKFLDDYEQSVFQNKYRHLLEQDTRAKSVVTTASAKDQLYAAATASVMTPTFTGDLHLDAIKEEDLNFKLDHDFGNDDISILNFLEDNAPDGGPATTTTATAVTDHIPPWVVKEEEQAADINLFQDFDTSPTLPKPDFRIPPSLEELMGDAEPAERHLDNEIKREDDDSLLKMDVFEFA from the coding sequence ATGCCTCTCAAACACCTGCCGATCCAGCCCGCCACGGTGTCGATTGCGCCGAACCCGCACCCGCACGCGGGAACGCGGGACGCGCGCAAGCCCGGCGGTGCCGGGCTTGTGATCCGCACGTCGCGCCAGTGGGTGCTGCCCCCGCGGCCAAAGCCCGGCCGCAAGCCCAGCGCGGACCCCGCGGCAGGTGGGCGCGCGGGTGCGCACAAGACGACGACGGCAGCGGCCCCGGCAAAACCGGAGCTCAAGCCCATCCAGCAGGTCCAGCAGTCGGCCAGCGCGCAGAGCGCGCTGTCCGGGCAGAGTGCGACCGGTACAGCGAGTGCGACGTCTCGGCGCTCGTCTGCGGCACCTTCCACGGCGGCTTCGACGACGTCCACGCCCGTGACCGCGCCTGCGGCCGCGCGCCGTGCGTCGCCGGCCCCACCGGTATCCCCGCATTCCCAAGATCCAGGGCTTGCACCGCAGCCTAAACAACGTTCTTCCGTGGCTGGGACTGCGACTGTGTCCGCGCCTGCGACCTCGACTGCGACCGCAGCGGCGAAGAAGCCCACAAAAACTgctctgaagaaggagatTCAGCAGCTTaagctcgaaaacttcaaactCAAACAGGAGCTTGGCCAGCTGGCAGGCAACCTGCAGGATCTCAAACACAGGTACTCCCAGTGCGACACGTCTGCCAAAGCTTGTCCCACTTTCCCGAAAAAGCGGTCCTTCCTGGATTCGCTCGTGGACGCGGAGTTCGATACCACAGACAGCTTCCTGAAGTTCGAGGACGACGATGAGGACACCGGGCACCCCCTCATCCAGGGTGTCTGCATGAAACCCACGATGTCGTTCTCGTCTCAGTACAGTTCTAGGACGAATCTGacggacgacgaggaccCCGGGTTCTCGTCATCCACGCCTAGCTCTCTATTTTCTGCGGAGCTGCAGAGGTCCGTCACAAACACCAGCTTTGctggcggcagcagcgccGGTGGCAGCGGCAGTGGAGGCTGTGGCAACGCTAGCGGCCTCGCAACGTCCTACCACTGCATGCacagcagcgccagcgccacgTCTCCACACCACCATACCAGCAGTCCCTGCAACGTGGCCGGCGTGAAGCTGGCGGCCGCGTCTATCGACACAGCCAAGTTCCTGGACGATTACGAACAAtctgtttttcaaaacaagtACCGCCATCTGCTCGAGCAGGATACGCGGGCGAAGTCCGTCGTCACCACGGCTAGCGCCAAGGATCAGTTGTACGCAGCTGCCACTGCCTCGGTTATGACCCCGACCTTTACGGGAGATCTACATTTGGACGCCatcaaggaagaagacctcaacttcaagctggaCCACGACTTCGGCAACGACGACATTAGtattttgaactttctcGAAGACAACGCTCCAGACGGTGGTCCCGCGACCACGACGACTGCGACTGCCGTGACGGATCACATACCGCCTTGGGTTGTGAAGGAAGAGGAGCAGGCTGCGGACATCAATCTCTTTCAGGACTTTGACACGAGCCCAACACTGCCCAAGCCTGACTTCCGCATCCCGCCTTCGTTGGAAGAGCTAATGGGGGATGCCGAGCCCGCAGAGCGGCACCTGGATAACGAAATAAAACGCGAGGACGACGAcagtttgttgaaaatggaCGTTTTCGAATTTGCATGA